In Brassica napus cultivar Da-Ae chromosome A3, Da-Ae, whole genome shotgun sequence, the sequence TTTTAGTGGAAATCTAGATCTCTACCCGCGCAACTGCGCagatgtttaattttatttatttttatataaacattttgttttcagttctacattagtatatattaatatatatgagtgTCTATCattttctaaaacataataattttatcgtatattttttgtattgaaTTGGTTGTTTccagatcatttttttttttaaagattgatAGTCATTTAGTTCCTATAATGTAGTAGACATATTATTTAGTTCCTATAATATAGATTCTGAGTTATTTAGATCTAAaataatgataagattagaattaaatgtaacatgattttctagtaataggtccattagatccatttttaaaaaaatcacacatgaatcaaagttgtgacttctcttttaatatataagatttaaactaaaataaaagttatcGGCCCATATCAAAAAACCACTCCAAGCAAAAACTTAAACGCAAAACGTTAACCGAATCCTAAAGACAAAACGCAATTTTAAAATGTGGGACCCACTTAATGCCTACGTGGACAGGTTTAAGAGAGAGCAAAAACTCTcctattataatatagactaGGAGTTAATCCACGCTACGCACAGggctatttttattttcaaatattaaccATATAGTTAGTTTTTTGAACGTTGTATTCTGAACAACAACAAATTCTGATTTGTATGTTTGTGTGAATACATATATCCTTATTTAGAAAACGATACATTTTCTGATAGATGTTTGATATAGTTTTTcctttcttatattgtatatttacttattattatttttttcttatattgtagggcaattctctcaaataaaccttttaatttttgtcataaaatagaattcaataagaaaaatgaccaaaatagcccattttgttttgaaaaaattaatttttaatttttatttttaaaaatttgaaaccctatcCTCAAAACCCaatcccttaactctaaaccataagtttATGTTAGTTAACCATAGGGTATAAATGTAGTTTTACGCTTTAATAagatttattttggtcatttttctcatttatagctattttgtaacaaaaacttaaaagggGCTATCATAGGAAATTTttcaatattgtatatttatttattctaattttcttgcttttatatcaaatgataatattacgatagatttttaatgtaataCTAGGTGGACCGCCCGCACGCATGTGCAGAcattaacattaatattaaattgataattacatatttacaactatataatacttatgttacatgtatgtggttaatattAAAGATTCGATGttacatattgatatttatactatgttcatatgaacaaaaaatacattagaacGTTTAGATTAAAAATTTCAGTGTTTCGTATAAACAATATAAGTTATGGAAAATACAAAGTACCTTAAGTCCATAAAGTAGAGAAACCAGACCTTAAGACCAAGGCTTCGAGTTTTGTCTAGATTAAGGTAAAACCAACACATCATATAAGATCATATTTCCATGTCTTGAGCGCCAGATCATCATGAAGAGTGCTCTCGATTTTATTAGCACCAACATCTTTACAGTCTATTGAAAGCACTATCCCATTAGATTCCACCTGTTGATTGAGAAAAACTGCAAACGAGTCaatcaaaatgttaaaacattgTAATCTCCATGAGAGAAGAAAGACTAAATAggaatatagatagatagatactcACAAATGATTTGCTCTAGCACTCCTCATATCGTCATCAGAATTCAAATATATCTCACGGAAGAACTTGTTCAAAGCAGTGTCTCCTTCAAGCTTATCATCTTTCTATTCTTCTTCACTTCAGCTTCAAGCTTGTCATTCACcaatactttcttggaagaaTGATAAGCCGGTCTCATTGAAACCTCTGCACCAttacacaaacaaataatataaattttaaaatgtcaagAGTCTGTGATTCAAACTTCTCATCAGATGAaactaaataaaagaaaaaggaaagtagAAAACATGTTTAAGAAATTCGGGGTTCGCAAAACTGCTGGTTGTTTGCCATGTTCAAGAGAGTCTCATGTAATTATCTCTGCTTTTAAAAGACTTTTCTCTTAATTTTGGTTGATATTACTTCATATCTGCACTTCACTACTGTTATCTGAATACACAccgcaaggaaaaaaaaagtcaataCAATGTGTACAACTCAGAACATGGCATTGTTTGAGTTTAAAAGGACGGCTTGGTAGTATCTAATAAAACGTATCATTTATATCTGATAAAGTGTATCCTTTAGATACATAACTCTTTGAACTGCTTATAGGTTAAGCATGATTATTCTGTTAGTTCAAAAAGTTTCAAAAGATTTAAAAGGAATGCTTGGTACTATCTAATAAAATGTATCCTTTAGATGTCAATTATTCAATTACATATGTAAACCAATTacctttcccaacaatctcgGTTTGAGATGATACGCTTTCTCTCTTGGAACATCAGTCACAATACTCAGATGCAAAATCACTAACATAATTGACACAATTTACATAGAAGTGTTTATCATGGAGGTGTGTTCTGAGAATGCATTATGCTTCAAACGATCACATTTAACACTAATCttaaaacatcagaaaaatataattgagaaaaaacaaatatttcacgcataaacccaataaaaaaatcagccataaaatataaaagagagattTGAACCTGAGATTTATTATCATTGGTTTCATTGTAACAGCAGAGATGATTTACGGTTTTCTTCTCTAAGCCTTGAGTTAGAAAAGAGGtaattctaacaaaaatatttaaagatgtaaacaatccccaaaagataacaaattatataattgataggacaacgtcaatgagtttcaaagtttttaagAAGCTTTGAGATTACCTTTGGCTCTCAGACGTACCGAAGAGGATCacgcacaataaataaattgcaCTTGATTAGCGTAcacatcttatattatattcttgataagtgatttaactttataaaaaaaaagaattacctTTTTCGAAAGGGATGATCAGTTCCTGAATAAACAGAGTCGTCTCTTTTTGTTAGTTGAATCACTACTGATGTAAAAATATAGATAGAGATACAACATTGaaaggaagaaaacaaaaataaacggagaagaagaatcccccATAAAATTACCAGTAATGGTGTTTCCATCTATGACTTACTTATTTGATTATCATACACCTGCGCAAGATAACAAAAGTAGAATTTAAATAAGAACGATCAAAAACATGtgaaaacttaaaagatagatGCGTGAAACTAATAGGGGTGGCGTGATATTTATATAGCAAATTAGTTTAAGTTTCTAAATGACCTAGTTTTCAAGAGAAGCTATAAGATAGAATATcctctaataaattttaattcagctatgagatagaatatcttctaataaattttttaagatattctggttataatatatacataattttggtaactcaaatcttgctatatatatatatatttaaatattaaatgcatgATATTAGGAAAGAAGATATCTCGTCAGTTGATTGCAACtggtttttaataaaacaaatccCACTATaaggatttaaataatagataataagAAATAAGgaattttaacgttaaaacccctcaactaaatttgttttgggtaaaaaccctcgaactaagtatttaacgaaaaccccgtaaactaactttatttaattaattaaactcTAACAAGTaataattaccattactaccagtaaatctttagtttagaagtttctacactaagtaaacatagttgaggaattttaccattaaaaatgaaaaaattcaaagtatTGTAATAGGAggataaattatcaaaatacattttataaattaatgtataagcttctataaatgacttagaacctcttataataatttaaaacaactGATAAGCCAATataaaaatttttataaatgtatttataattttataaatgatttataaagcatgcaTTGAATTATTcgacattaatagttattattatactttatatacaaatataattctttctatacgaatataaaatcattatatcaattcaaataaacatttttgtttattattttttgcaatttataaatatataaaaatattgatcgcattattactctttcatagtttcaacaattagttaccataaataattatttctaatattatgtagattatttagaaagtggtaattgaattatcctttccttttagatataattatattaaataaaattaaaaatcattggtcaatcaaattataacaatttgaagaGTTCAATTATGATCAACACGtaataaaaaattacttatgtgacttctcaatcaatatatagtagaatttatatttttataaataatttataacattatataaataattttaaaattttgataaatttattctgtaaacaataataaataatttaaaaatcatattaataaacatgtttggattttgtaatatttaaaatagttattatataattatattcgagtacaattcatcaagtagagtataaagctattataattatcttatataaaaattctttcattatattttatagtttataaatattaaaagtaataaataaaacattattaatctttctataatttcgagaattagttgccataaatttttatttgtaatattctttacattatatggcaagtgatgttaaatgtttttagacttatcttaaatttttagatctaatttaaataaataaaaattaaaaacaatcgaccaatcagattataacaatttttttgaaactgcaCCTATGAACAACACGTCACTAGACCTCACTAAAgtaacttctcttttaatatatagggggatttatatttcttatattgtatatttgcttattatttatttaaataaacattttccatttaactatatattttcagataaatgtttaatttagtttttacatttttatattgtatatttacttactgtttatcttttcttattttttatatttatctaaATTTCTAGCTTtaatatcaatgataatattacgatatatatttaatgtaatttttttatttcttagatattatatttacttattatttattcttttttatattttatatttaattattataatatttaacatttatatttacttattgtatttttaaataataaaaatgtaaaataatatgtttttcagatagatgtttaatgtagtttttgtATTTCTTAATTGCGTTTtacctatttttatttttcttatattgtatatttacttattttatctttttacttttatatcaaatggtaatattatttataaatgtttaatgtaaaatttttatttcttatattgtatatttacttataatttattttactgtatttttatttctcagatttgtttttattttgcttatatagtatatttacttattttaatattacgatagatgtttaatataatatttaattattatattgtatatttacttattatttattttactgtaCATTTTTTGagagagatgtttaatttagttttttcatttattaactgtattttacctattgtttatttttcttatattgtatatttacttattctaattttcgtgcttttatatcaaataataatattataatagatgtttcatgtaaaatttatgtttcttatattgtatgattatttttcttatattgtatatttatttataaaagtatttggaagtaacaaaaatgtaaaattctACATTTTtcaatagatgtttaatgtagttgttatatttcttatattgtatatttactttaaattctatatttacttatctaactatttttcttttaaatcaaattgtaatattacgatttatgtttaatgtgatatttttatttcttatattttatatttacttattatttattttattatagatttttagATAGATGTCTAATgtattatttgtatttcttatattgtataattacttattattcatttttcttatattttatatttacttattctaatattataatatatgtgtaatctaatatttttatgttggatatttaattattatttatttaactatacatttttcaaatatatgtttaatttagtttttccatttttatattgtatatttacttactgtttatcattcttattttgtatatttatttattctaaattttgttgcttttatatcaatgattatattatgatatataattagtgtaatatttttattccttatatactatatttacttaatatttattttttcttatattttatattaatttttcttatattacgataattttataatataatatttctatttttatattatgtatttagttattatttatttaactgtacatttttcagatagatgtttaatttagttttttttcagtttttaattgtatcaaatgataaattatgattgatgtttaatgtaattatgatagatgtttattgtaatatttctattttttatattgtatatttactttttatttatttttccttatattgtatatttacttattattgtttaatataatatttttattttttatattgtatatttacttattatttattttgctttatatatatatttattttttattttttaataatgacacgtgtcatcttttagaaaaagtttttttttcgctgatttggacgctctatggagcctcaaaagctctcTTTAATTAGTAtagatacatttttcagatagatgtttaattttgtttttttttttttttaattatatatttacgtattctaattttcttgcttttatatcagatgataaattatgatagatgtttaatgtaatatttctatttcttataattgtatatttacttttcatttattttttcttatattgtatatttacatattattgtttaatgtaatatttatatttcttatgttgtttatttacttattatttatttttctttatatgtatatttattttttattttttgttaatgccacgtgtcattttTTAGAATAAGTTTTtcccgctgatgtggacgctctatggagcctcaaaagcttccttttattagtatagattactGCAAGTTTGATACGAAGCAGAAGaaatataaaacaatgaaaTAAACTTTCTATTTCCTATTAATCCAATTCGAAAAAAATGAAGActataaaaaacaaacaaattgtATGTGATATTTTTCTATTGATTTTTGTTGTTTCCTGTTGGAACTCGTTTTTGACAAAGTGGTGTGGACCATTTTTCCGATGGGTTTTTCGACGGAGACGTCTGTCGGAAAGACCGGAATTTGGGCACGATGTAATCGTCACCGTGAACACTATGAAATAGTGTATTTGCTGGTCAAAATCGAAGTtgttttgaatgagaaatggatgTCTAAAGTGAATGATATGAAAAGCTtgtaaaactattatttggttaaatataaaatttaacaaatatttcacTTTAGATAATTGGGTTTGAATTTAGATTTAATAAGTTGATTAGACTTTAATGtcaattaatttgttttaaatcttattcataaaatatttttatatttggttaaatatgaaatataaactCAATTAAAGTATATTGTTGGCTTTGATGTGGTCAATGCAACTTTATGACTTGATGTACTAACGTTTTTTAAATCGTAGAGATGGGAATCAATTTCCTTTATTGCTATTATGATTGTACGTTAGTCGACTCATTCAATTACATAACGTGTTTCATTCTTATTAAGTTATAAAAGGAGCACTTGTGTTTACTTGTGTACACACAGAGAAAACATACAATCCTCCATATTTCTTTTATCcttttctttgattttcttttgaGTCTGAGAGTATACACAAAACTAGTTTCGCCAGGCTTCTGATAGAGTGACGCAAATCAGAAGATTTTTTGCAGTTGTATTTTGGGACTCATTACGTTATCAAACCGTCGCACTACGGGacgtattttgagttaaggaaagagataatATCTCGCCTCTGCAGTTGAATCATccttttcttaatctttggtatacttttataaattttattctttacaatattcagttctccgtagtttatataatacggTCCTATCATTTCCTTCGCCTTCATGGTGTTTCGAACCATTAATCATAGAAGTAATAACGGCTGCAAGAGCTGCCGTGAAGTTCGGATCAGTGGTGAGTGCTGTTATTGTATTAGCCACAGCGTGCGGCTGCGAAAAGGCAGCTGATGGAGAACAACCGGAAAACTGCAACCCCGAGAACTTGGATTGGTTATACAATGCCTGACCTATTACATGAGGTAACATACTCGGGGGTATATTCGTCATTTGTTGTTGCTGTGGCCGCTGTATCAATGCGTTGTGGTGGTTGTTGTTGTTAGCGGCCGCTGTCGAAGGGGAGGAGTTGGAACCATTAGGAGATGGAGGTGAGTGGGTGAGGTCTAAGGTGACGGTAGGGAATGGAGCGGAGGCTGAGATTGTGGCCATGCTTGTCGAGCAAGGAAGAACAGCCCTAGCTAGTAAATTGGTAGGGTTCATCATCACATCGTGACTAGACATTGACCCGGATAGTAACATGTTAGCCGCGGCCGTGGTTGTTGAAGCCATCGCCACTGCTGCTGGCGGCAATGGATGGTTGTGGTTTCCCTCGTAGGTCGTTATCAGGATCGATCTGTCTTCCGCACAACGTTGaacctataaatatatatcatgagGAAGAATACCATTAGCCCATCAGTCAAACACATATACTTTCGACATCTCTAATGAATTTACACAAGAAGTCACGAATCTAAAGGTATATTTTACCGAATTCTAAAACTAACTCAAATCTTTTGTTGCGTTCCGTCTTCGGTTCACAAAAATGCACACTTCCGGCTTGGAACCCAAATTATAACACATAAAGGACATTGATACAACCCATGAAGTTTCATGACAGTCTCCAAAAATAATTCGGAACTGTACCTAGCTAGCTAGCTTGTATTATGCTTATATGCATTTTATTGTTGAAtacaaaagttatatatatatacgtactTGTTTGCGAACGGGGCATCCCGTGATCATCGTACAACGGTAATAAGCCCGTGGACAAGGATTTCCTTTTGCCATCTTCTGGCCATACTTTCTCCATTGACATCCATCGCTTATCTATAAGAACATAATTACAAACTTAATTAGCGCGTATACTTTATTTTGTGATACAAGTGTAATTAATTTTTCCGTTAAGTACTTACCATAGGAGCTTCCGAGCGGGCACGAACGGAGACACGAGCTTTCCTCATGATAGCTTCTCCGGGTTGATCAAACGTACTATTATTCACTTTCTGAACTTTGTTAGACTCGGTTTCGGGGCTTTCTTCACGTCCAAGTCTCTTTCCGTCCCTAACCTCGTTATTACGCCTCTCGGCCGCAGAAGAACCGCCTGAACGAGTTCTATCTTCCGTTGAAGAATTTGACACATCCTCAGCCTCGCCAGGTGCTCTGGAAGGGACTAGATCGAGGAACTGCCTTGGTACTATAGTCTCCTCATGATTTTCAGTAGCCTCTATTGCCTAATAATACTGGTTTGTCAGTGTTGAATTAATTGTCTAATCATTTAGAGAAAATGCCATTTACTTGGGTTAACCCTCTCAATTATTTAATTACCTTGTTCTGTTGTTTTTGCTGCTGTTGCATTAATGAAACAATATGCATCTGAAGTGAAGTGTAACTATTGCTCGCTTGTGTAAGCAATTCTCTTAGCTTTTGGTTCTCTATGGTCACTTTCTTTAGCTCATCTTGTAACTTAATTGACtgtgattaatatttaaaatacaatattaactAAACCGGATTCATTCGcctataaaccaaaaaatattgaTTGCGAACGTGCTAGAAAATTAAATTACATTTACCTCATTTTTTGCACACTTATCTTCCATTTCGTAAGATTCTTCGTCGTCGGTCACTGATTGATCACTCCTGGTTCGAAGATTCAAACCGGTCTACTCAAAAATAAAttcacaaaattaaaatttgatgaatatttcataaatagtaaattttgaaatccgTATTTGACTTTCATATTATGTCGTAGACATTAACACAAACCTTTATGTTACAAGTTCggtttatcatttaaatatCAATTATAGAATACGAGTTATTGATATTTTCAAACTTACATGTACGTCCGTTCGATCATCTTGTACCTCCTTTTTAACACAAAATCCAGCGTCCTCTAGGTAACAAACCCTAGATTTCTCGTCGGAGAAAAAATCTTCGCCGGGAACTGCACAATCGTTTTCACCGGCGACGCCACTCGATATATCATTATCTTGACGGTCACAGATACCAGAAAGACTCACTGGAAACCTAAAATCTCTGGCGGCGTTGGATATTTTGGTCTTGTTATCGTCAACGTCATCTCCAGTTGTAGACATCGTCAACGGAGTCGAGAGGCGGCGatgagtataattttttttgaaacgtTTAGGTATTACGAGATCGAGAGAAGATGAATCAAGAGTGAGACCAGACCATCCTATGTCCATAAATAGAAGAAAGAAGATCACGAGATTAACGAAAGGAGAAAGATTGTTAAAAGGTAGAGATGTAAagatttttttgggtttggtttagagagagagagaaagagattgtGAAGTCTTCTGCCAGAACATTAGACTCTCCTATAAAAAGGGTTTGGGGCGTGGACCAATTTCTTCTTTCTGTTTGAACCGAGAACTGTCAACAAACTAGTGAATAAACGAGACGAGGACTCGTCAGTGGGGTTAGGAGAAGTCTTCATGCTGAGCTTGAACCGGATGGAGACGACTCGAAGAGAACGGTCAAGTGACGACTCttcggtcgagtgaggactcgtcggttGAGTaaggactcgtcggtcgagtgacgactcgtcgATCGATTGACGACTCATCGATCAAGTGACGAGAGAAAGATCTGCGCTTGAATGAACGAGACGAGGACTCGAAGAGAATAAGAAAAAGGTGTTTAATGATTATAGCTGCACCCGGCGAagagttgcctacgtaccccgaaAGGGGATCAAGCCAATCGTAGTTCTACAAcaaaggatcacaagtgcctaGATAAAAGCATGTGGAGAGatgtttctctctctagaagtagagagagatgaaTGAGAGACCAAAAGAGAGTCCAAGAGCCAAGAGTCCAATCTCAAAGGAGGTTggctccttatttatagaaagaaGTGGTCTAGGGTTTCCTAGTGAACCCCTTTCAAATGGGCTGAGCCCATTATCTTATAGGCCTTGTTGGGGACAAAGTCCATATCCAACAGTAAGCCCCCCAGTTCGTTGAGAGAGATGGAGTTGATCTCAATGAATTTTACGAAGAggatttataagaaaatggacTCAGCGCTGAGTCGACACGTCAACtccgcgaggagagagagatctgagcGACTGCGAGAGATCGATCTGCACAGAGTAACCGCGAGAGATCGAGTCGTGCGACTGCGAGAGAACGACGCAGACGATTATCATGAATGGGCCGTCATGGTTAGATTACCATAGATGAAGTGTCATAGACGGACCGTCTCGGGCGAGCTGTCATCGACATACTTCTGATTCCGATCAGACTTCTTACTCCGGGATGGTTGCGCGAACGATCTGTGAGGACAGTGTTCTGAACCATCGGAGCAAGTTGCCATGGATGAAGTGTCAATCGACAAACTGCCAAAGACAAGTCGCCGTAGACATCATCATGAACGTATCGCCATGAGCGAACCATCATAATCAAATCGTCACGGGTGGACGTGTCTTCGCACAATCAAATCGTCATGGGAGGACGTGTCTTCGCAGTATCAAATCGTCACGGGAGGACGTGTCTTCGCAGTATCACGTCATGCTCGAGACTTACGAGCAATCCGAGTGACTGCAAGAGAGCGATCCGAGCCGAGTGACTGCGAGAGAGCGAGGCGAGTGACCGCAAAGAGCAAGTTGAGTGACCGCAAGAGTGCAACTGCGAGTGACCGCAAGAGTGCGAGTCGAGTGACCGGAAGAGTGGAACTGCGAGTGACCGCAAGAGtgcgagtcgagtgaccgcaagagtgcgagtcgagtgaccgcaaggagcgagtcgagtgaccgcaaggagcgagtcgagtgaccgtAAGAGtgcgagtcgagtgaccgcaagagttgcgagtcgagtgaccgcgagAAAGAGATCTGAGCAACTGCGAGAAAGAGATCTGAGCAACTGCGAGTCGTGCGGTGGGTCAACTTGAGAGTGCCAGTTGCCCTTCGACGAGTCGCTGAATTCTACTTTGAATATTGGGTTTAAACGATTTGTATTTGGCAATTTGTTCGATGTCTTGAATTAAACCGGAGAGTCGATGACTCGGTCTTATCAAATTTTAACACATCATGCCGTCAGTTCGAGTCCTCGATAACAGTTTAAATTTTCGAGGTTCGAAGACAATCGTTTATATTTCCGAGCAACAACGGTTTTCACTCGATCTTGAAGTAATCCTAAAAATTTTAGGTTGGCCAAGCCTGGCTTTAGAGGATTATAAAATGATTGAAAGTTGTCGTCTCGATCGCATGGGTCGGGACCGCGATACGACCGAAAATCCCTCGAGcatgtgtctgatcaggacatgctCGTTAGTGGGTGCGAGTGCTAGTACGTTTGTCCGAGAGACAAGGTCGTGCTCGTGCGTAAGCATCGCTCAAAACAATTCGCGCTCCTACATGTTGGGAGATTGTTTTGTTATGTGACCGTGACCGTGAGAGCGAGTGAGTGGCCGCGAGAGATCGAGCCAAGCGACTGCGAGAGAAcgctcgtcggtcgagtgaggactcgtctgTCGAAGTGATGACAGAACAGTCGTGTGGCGACAGAACAGTCAAGTGACTACAAAACGGTCGACTGAGGACTCGccggtcgagtgaggactctccggtcgagtgacgactcgtcgatcgagtgacgactcgtcgGTCAAGTGATGACTCGTCGGTCAAGTGACGAGAGAACGATCTGCACTGAGTGATAAGAGCGAGCGAGTGGCCGAAGAGTCGGTTTAGTGACAACTCGTTGGTCGAGTGATGACTCCTCGATCGATTGACGACTCATCGATCAAGTGACGAGAGAAAGATCTGCGCTTGAATGAACGAGACGAGGACTCGAAGAGAATAAGAAAAAGGTGTTTAATGATTATAGTTGCACCCGGCGAagagttgcctacgtaccctgaAAGGGGATCAAGCCAATCGTAGTTCTACAAcaaaggatcacaagt encodes:
- the LOC106442752 gene encoding WRKY transcription factor 6-like, coding for MDIGWSGLTLDSSSLDLVIPKRFKKNYTHRRLSTPLTMSTTGDDVDDNKTKISNAARDFRFPVSLSGICDRQDNDISSGVAGENDCAVPGEDFFSDEKSRVCYLEDAGFCVKKEVQDDRTDVHTGLNLRTRSDQSVTDDEESYEMEDKCAKNESIKLQDELKKVTIENQKLRELLTQASNSYTSLQMHIVSLMQQQQKQQNKAIEATENHEETIVPRQFLDLVPSRAPGEAEDVSNSSTEDRTRSGGSSAAERRNNEVRDGKRLGREESPETESNKVQKVNNSTFDQPGEAIMRKARVSVRARSEAPMISDGCQWRKYGQKMAKGNPCPRAYYRCTMITGCPVRKQVQRCAEDRSILITTYEGNHNHPLPPAAVAMASTTTAAANMLLSGSMSSHDVMMNPTNLLARAVLPCSTSMATISASAPFPTVTLDLTHSPPSPNGSNSSPSTAAANNNNHHNALIQRPQQQQMTNIPPSMLPHVIGQALYNQSKFSGLQFSGCSPSAAFSQPHAVANTITALTTDPNFTAALAAVITSMINGSKHHEGEGNDRTVLYKLRRTEYCKE